The region AAGACGATGAACTGGAATCGCGAATGGCGTTAACCGCAGCGGTCATGGCGGATAAATCACGTTCGCGCATGCTGTGTGCCCTGATGGATGGCCGGGCCTGGACTGCGACTGAACTTAGCGCAGTGGCGGATGTGTCAGCCTCTACCGCCAGCGCTCATCTGGCTCGTCTGTGCGAACAGCGTTTCGTGATTGCGCTTGCTCAGGGACGGCATCGTTATTTTCGTCTGGCGGGGACGGATATCGCTGAACTGCTGGAGCGCCTGATGGGCGTAGCATGGGCCGTACCTCCGCCCAGGAAAATCTCCACACCGCCCGGTTTACGACATGCCCGAACCTGCTATGACCATCTTGCCGGAGAAGTTGCGGTGATGTTGTTCGATACGCTGGTATCACGGCAATGGCTAACGGCGGATGGCGAAACGCTAACCGATTCTGGACAAGAAAAGCTGGCGGGAATGGGGATTGTCTTCCCCTCTGGCGTATCCCGACGAAAATTCAGTTGTGGCTGCCTGGACTGGAGTGAGCGACGTTACCATCCCGGTGGGGTGCTCGGGGCAACGCTTTTAACCTGGTTTATCGGCCAACGGTGGATTAAAACGGAGGTCGGGAGCCGTCGGGTCACCTTTACGCCGTTGGGTATTCGCAAACTCCAGACGGAGTTTGGCATTAAAGCGGCACGATAGATCGCCTGTTTTGCGAATGCGTTCCCGGAAAAATGTCATATTTCTGTCACACTCTATGAGAATGAATAACAACAAGAGGTCGTAGGGATGAAAAAATCGTTAATTGCCGCAGCGGTAGCGGGGGCGGTGTTGCTGTCATCCGCCGCACAGGCGCAGACAGCGCCGGATGGCTATCAGCTGCAGCAAGTATTGATGATGAGCCGACATAACTTACGTGCACCTTTAGCCAATAACGGCAGCGTTCTTGAACAATCAACGCCAAAGCAATGGCCGGAATGGGATGTCCCTGGTGGGCAACTCACCACCAAAGGCGGGGTGCTGGAAATTTATATGGGCCATTACATGCGTGAATGGCTGGCAGAGCAGGGGATGGTGAAGTCAGGTGAATGTCCACCGCCTGAAACGGTGTATACCTATGCCAACAGCCTCCAGCGTACGGTCGCCACGGCGCAGTTCTTCGTGACTGGCGCTTTTCCGGGATGCGATATTCCGGTACATCATCAGGAAAAAATGGGCACCATGGATCCAACGTTCAATCCGGTGATCACGGATGATTCGACGGCCTTTAGCCAGCAGGCCGTTCAGGCGATGGAAAAAGAGCGCAGCAAAATGCAGCTCAACGACAGCTATCAGCTGCTTGAGCAAATGACAAATTACAAAGATTCCCCATCCTGCAAAGAAAAACAGCAATGTTCCCTGACCGATGCCAAAGACACGTTTAGCGCGAAGTATCAACAGGAGCCTGGCGTATCGGGACCGCTGAAAGTGGGTAACTCGCTGGTGGATGCGTTCACTCTGCAATATTACGAAGGCTTCCCGATGGATGACGTTGCCTGGGGTGAGATTAAATCCGATCAGCAGTGGAAAGTCTTGTCGAAGCTGAAAAATGGGTATCAGGACAGTCTGTTTACCTCCCCGGAAGTGGCGCAGAACGTTGCCAAACCGCTGGTGAAATATATCGACAATGCCCTGGTGACGGAGCGGGCGAAGGCACCGAAGATCACCGTGCTGGTGGGGCATGACTCGAACATTGCCTCGCTGCTGACGGCGCTGGATTTCAAACCCTACCAGCTACATGACCAGAATGAGCGCACGCCGATTGGCGGGAAGATCGTCTTCCAGCGTTGGCATGACAGCAACACTAACCGTGATCTGATGAAAATTGAGTATGTGTATCAGAGCTCGCAGCAGTTGCGTAATGCCGAGGTTCTGACGCTGAAAGCACCCGCACAGCGTGTGACCCTGGAGCTGAAAGGGTGTCCGATAGACGCGAATGGATTTTGCCCTATTGATCAATTCGATAGCGTGTTGAATCAGGCGGCTAAGTAAAAGAAAACTCCCCCGTGCAGTCGCGGGGGAGTCAGAACGCTAGACGTTTTTACGTTCGATAGTTTGTTCACCCCAATAGAGTGAATCTTTGTCGGTTTTCTCAAAGGCTTTGATAAGCACTTCGTCACTCCCTTCTTCCCAAATTTTCTCTGCCAGTTTCTCGTCATAATGGGCGACTTCAAAAATGGCTTCGGCTATTTCCGGCGATGTATTGCGCAGACTTGCCCATTCGCCGACGCGATGGGCTTTCGCTTCTTGAGTTGGCATTCGAATCCTCCTGTTGAAGATTAGCCGTTGAGTTTTACTGCCAGACCTGCGACATATTCACCCTGATAGCGGGCAATAGACAATTCTTCCTGGCTTGGCTGGCGAGAGCCATCGCCTCCGGCAATCGTGGTTGCGCCGTACGGTGTACCGCCGCGAACCTGTGAGACATCAAACAGTTCTTGTGCTGCATAACCAATAGGAACAATGACCATCCCGTGGTGGGCAAGGGTGGTCCAGGTTGATGTGATGGTTTGTTCCTGGCCGCCGCCGGTTCCCGTCGAGCTGAATACGCTGGCGAGTTTGCCGTACAGGCCGCCAGAAGCCCACAGCCCACCGGTCTGATCCAGGAAGGTCCGCATTTGACCGGACATATTGCCAAAGCGTGTGGGGGTACCGAAAATGATAGCGTCGTAATCAGCCAGTTCCTGTGGGGTTGCGACTGGTGCGTTTTGCGTTTTGCCCCCCGCCTTCGCGAAGATCTCTGGCTGCATCGTTTCTGGCACGCGCTTAATGATAACCTCTGCGCCAGCCACTTTCTGTGCGCCTTCTGCGACTGCATGGGCCATGGTTTCAATGTGTCCGTACATGGAATAATAAAGCACCAGAACTTTTGCCATTTTGCACTACTCCTTGAGTTAACGGTGTCCGTAGCGATTCGCTACCTACCTTTAAAGATATGACGTACTGCCAGGAGTGCAAATTTCACAATCATTTCTTTGATTTATAACAATTTTTATAACAATTGTTTTTGTTGCAAAATGATACATTTTTAATCAGGCAGAATTTAGCAGTCATAAGAAAGGCTTATTGATTTCACGGTGTGATTATTTATGTGATGCTCCCGATCCTGTTGCAGGATATTACAGTGAGCGCGCCGAGAGGCCAGTCTTCACTATGCTTAATCCCACGCAGTGAAAACCAGGGCATCGCCCAAACGCTGCGCGAGGTATCACACCTCAGTACCTATGCAATATGATGTCTAATCAATGACGGAGGTCAGTAATGGCAAACCATCGAGGCGGTTCCGGCAACTTTGCGGAAGACCGTGAAAGAGCATCAGAAGCAGGTCGAAAAGGTGGCCAGCACAGCGGGGGAAACTTCAAGAATGACCCGCAACGCGCTTCAGAAGCAGGCAAAAAAGGGGGCAAAAATAGTCACGGCAATAACAAATCGTAATTGTCGGGCTGTCTGTTAGATCTAACGTGACGGCTGGGCGTACAGCGTCAGACGTTACGTCGCCACCGCCGCCGGGTGACACCGGCGGTTTTTTTTGTCTGCAAGGTTGAACTGTAACAAAACGCAACGCAGACTAATGACATTCAGTTAATCGGGTGTCGCATGTCATTACTTTCTCGTTATTCCTTCTCTGTTAAACCCCAGGAGGCGATCCTTATTGTGATCACCATGTTCTGGGGTGGAACCTTTCTGGCGGTACAATATGCGGTAACGCTGAGTGGCCCTTTTTTCTTTGTCGGTGTGCGCTTTGCGACAGCGGCGCTTGCCGTGGCGGTACTGTCGTTACATACGCTATGCGGCCTAACATGGTTGGAAGTGAAAGCCGGCGTGGCGATCGGGATCTCCATTGCGCTGGGTTATAGTCTGCAAACCTGGGGGCTACAGTTTATTCCCAGCAGTAAGTCTGCATTTA is a window of Citrobacter sp. Marseille-Q6884 DNA encoding:
- a CDS encoding ArsR/SmtB family transcription factor — encoded protein: MTSLMLNNEDDELESRMALTAAVMADKSRSRMLCALMDGRAWTATELSAVADVSASTASAHLARLCEQRFVIALAQGRHRYFRLAGTDIAELLERLMGVAWAVPPPRKISTPPGLRHARTCYDHLAGEVAVMLFDTLVSRQWLTADGETLTDSGQEKLAGMGIVFPSGVSRRKFSCGCLDWSERRYHPGGVLGATLLTWFIGQRWIKTEVGSRRVTFTPLGIRKLQTEFGIKAAR
- the agp gene encoding bifunctional glucose-1-phosphatase/inositol phosphatase — encoded protein: MKKSLIAAAVAGAVLLSSAAQAQTAPDGYQLQQVLMMSRHNLRAPLANNGSVLEQSTPKQWPEWDVPGGQLTTKGGVLEIYMGHYMREWLAEQGMVKSGECPPPETVYTYANSLQRTVATAQFFVTGAFPGCDIPVHHQEKMGTMDPTFNPVITDDSTAFSQQAVQAMEKERSKMQLNDSYQLLEQMTNYKDSPSCKEKQQCSLTDAKDTFSAKYQQEPGVSGPLKVGNSLVDAFTLQYYEGFPMDDVAWGEIKSDQQWKVLSKLKNGYQDSLFTSPEVAQNVAKPLVKYIDNALVTERAKAPKITVLVGHDSNIASLLTALDFKPYQLHDQNERTPIGGKIVFQRWHDSNTNRDLMKIEYVYQSSQQLRNAEVLTLKAPAQRVTLELKGCPIDANGFCPIDQFDSVLNQAAK
- a CDS encoding YccJ family protein, producing MPTQEAKAHRVGEWASLRNTSPEIAEAIFEVAHYDEKLAEKIWEEGSDEVLIKAFEKTDKDSLYWGEQTIERKNV
- the wrbA gene encoding NAD(P)H:quinone oxidoreductase, translating into MAKVLVLYYSMYGHIETMAHAVAEGAQKVAGAEVIIKRVPETMQPEIFAKAGGKTQNAPVATPQELADYDAIIFGTPTRFGNMSGQMRTFLDQTGGLWASGGLYGKLASVFSSTGTGGGQEQTITSTWTTLAHHGMVIVPIGYAAQELFDVSQVRGGTPYGATTIAGGDGSRQPSQEELSIARYQGEYVAGLAVKLNG
- a CDS encoding general stress protein, which produces MANHRGGSGNFAEDRERASEAGRKGGQHSGGNFKNDPQRASEAGKKGGKNSHGNNKS